A part of Marinobacter psychrophilus genomic DNA contains:
- a CDS encoding helix-turn-helix transcriptional regulator translates to MAVNGQQQAVRASLSIRVRVLIDGQLARGKVGVEVVASQLHMSRYTLHKKLKAEGLTFARILEDVRRKQALAYMQDKTKPLVEIAEQLGFSELSAFSRAFKRWMGSSPAEYRSVRFS, encoded by the coding sequence ATGGCTGTAAACGGGCAGCAGCAGGCTGTGCGGGCATCTTTGAGTATCCGCGTGCGTGTTTTAATTGACGGCCAGCTGGCCAGAGGAAAGGTTGGTGTAGAGGTGGTGGCATCGCAGCTACACATGAGCCGCTATACCTTGCACAAAAAATTGAAAGCGGAAGGGCTGACCTTTGCACGTATATTGGAGGACGTTCGCCGCAAGCAGGCGTTGGCCTACATGCAGGACAAAACCAAGCCGCTGGTAGAGATTGCCGAACAGCTTGGGTTCTCAGAACTGAGCGCATTCAGCCGGGCGTTCAAACGTTGGATGGGTTCGTCGCCGGCTGAATACCGCTCGGTCAGGTTTTCCTGA
- a CDS encoding SirB2 family protein — translation MTLKSIHMLTAYLTVTLFALRLLMDAVGRPGWRQTPLRWIPHANDTVLLVSAVSLVFVTPWMPLVHGWLTAKIILLVGYIVAGLFALKVSVDKRARIVAAVLALLQIAAIFHLATAKPILFS, via the coding sequence ATGACTTTAAAAAGCATACACATGCTCACCGCGTATTTGACAGTGACGCTTTTCGCACTGCGTCTGCTGATGGATGCCGTGGGCCGCCCCGGTTGGCGGCAAACGCCTTTGCGCTGGATCCCCCACGCTAACGACACGGTGCTGCTGGTCAGTGCTGTCAGCCTGGTGTTTGTAACGCCGTGGATGCCGTTAGTACACGGCTGGTTAACAGCCAAGATAATTCTGCTGGTGGGTTATATCGTAGCCGGTCTGTTTGCCCTTAAAGTCAGTGTTGATAAGCGCGCACGCATCGTGGCAGCGGTGCTTGCCCTGTTGCAGATAGCCGCGATATTCCACTTGGCGACGGCCAAACCGATACTCTTCTCCTAA
- a CDS encoding universal stress protein — protein sequence MKIMIAYDGSRNAKQALAQTITMFHSLKPTLSLVAVAENPRDITASNEDLFQEELVSLKQALQEALDMCVREGISANSLLLEGDARKMLLYAAENKVQPNMLVIARHSEEPDGGFIARSLTYFVDELDYMTFGKVSSFLARRVQCPLLILPSC from the coding sequence ATGAAAATAATGATCGCCTACGATGGCTCGCGCAATGCCAAACAGGCGTTGGCACAAACCATCACCATGTTCCACTCGCTCAAACCTACCCTCAGCCTGGTTGCCGTAGCCGAGAACCCGCGTGACATAACCGCAAGCAACGAGGACTTGTTTCAGGAAGAACTGGTCAGTTTAAAACAGGCCTTGCAAGAAGCTCTGGACATGTGCGTCCGGGAAGGCATCAGCGCCAACTCCCTGTTACTGGAGGGAGATGCACGCAAGATGTTGCTCTACGCCGCTGAAAATAAAGTGCAGCCAAACATGTTGGTGATTGCCCGCCACAGTGAAGAGCCGGACGGCGGTTTTATTGCCCGTTCACTGACTTATTTCGTCGATGAGCTGGACTACATGACATTCGGTAAGGTCAGTTCGTTTCTGGCGCGCCGTGTGCAATGCCCACTGCTTATTCTGCCTAGCTGCTGA
- the fabA gene encoding bifunctional 3-hydroxydecanoyl-ACP dehydratase/trans-2-decenoyl-ACP isomerase codes for MDSNPYPNTFSKQDLIDCGHGELFKGAGMRLPIDEMLMFDRITHIGNEGGLYGKGGLTAELDINPDLWFFKVHFDSDPVMPGCLGLDAMWQLLGFYLAWTGGKGKGRALGSGQVKFFGQVLPNAKKVTYHLDFKRLIKRKLTMAIADGRMEVDGKEIYTAKDLRVGLFTSTDNF; via the coding sequence ATGGATTCCAACCCGTACCCCAACACGTTTAGCAAACAAGACCTGATCGACTGCGGTCACGGTGAATTGTTCAAGGGCGCTGGCATGCGCCTGCCCATTGATGAAATGCTGATGTTCGACCGCATCACCCACATTGGGAACGAAGGTGGGCTTTACGGCAAAGGCGGCCTGACCGCAGAGCTGGATATCAACCCGGACCTGTGGTTCTTCAAGGTGCACTTTGACAGCGATCCCGTTATGCCGGGTTGCCTGGGCCTTGACGCCATGTGGCAGCTGCTCGGTTTCTACCTGGCATGGACCGGTGGCAAGGGCAAAGGCCGCGCGCTGGGCTCGGGTCAAGTGAAATTCTTTGGCCAGGTTCTTCCTAATGCCAAAAAAGTCACTTACCATCTTGACTTCAAACGTCTTATAAAGCGTAAGTTAACCATGGCTATCGCTGATGGCCGCATGGAAGTGGACGGCAAGGAAATTTATACGGCCAAAGACCTACGTGTAGGCCTGTTCACTTCCACCGACAATTTTTAG
- a CDS encoding NnrS family protein, protein MAIPTPSADRASIGQLFGYPFRIFFLSMALLVVVVLPVWVLQATGILQLPLALPGVLWHQHEMLFGFLTAAIAGFLLTAVCTWTQTDRIHGLRLVLLWGVWIAGRLLLAFGGDLPVWLVQGVNLAFLPLVMIDAGWRVWHARQKRQLMILVVLGLLWLMQIGLVIRLDPVYGYGALLMGLALISIVGGRITPAFTSGYLGRQGLSPSLVKNSAKLDMASVFAMIVLLATLVSGWRTLAGVMAIVAAGIMLVRLYHWKGWLTRKEPLLWILHLSILWVPVALTLLAGHLLAGWPSIAWAHAAGAGAIGCLIFGVIARVTLGHTGRPLVLPRGMATAFVLIHLAAVARVLTAFNILGWHAGIGVSTMLWLIAFGVFLWRYTHILASPRPDGKIG, encoded by the coding sequence ATGGCGATTCCGACACCCTCCGCTGACCGCGCCAGTATCGGTCAATTGTTCGGTTACCCTTTTCGCATTTTCTTTCTATCGATGGCCCTGCTGGTTGTTGTTGTGTTGCCAGTATGGGTACTCCAGGCAACAGGTATCTTACAACTGCCATTAGCTTTGCCCGGGGTGCTCTGGCACCAGCACGAGATGCTGTTCGGTTTCCTGACCGCCGCCATTGCGGGCTTTCTGCTAACGGCAGTCTGCACCTGGACCCAAACCGATCGCATTCATGGGCTGCGTTTGGTTCTACTTTGGGGTGTATGGATTGCTGGCCGGCTATTGCTGGCATTTGGCGGTGATCTTCCCGTTTGGCTGGTGCAGGGTGTGAACCTGGCCTTTCTGCCGTTGGTCATGATCGATGCCGGCTGGCGTGTCTGGCACGCGCGGCAGAAACGCCAACTGATGATATTAGTGGTACTGGGCCTTTTATGGCTGATGCAAATCGGCCTCGTTATCCGTCTTGATCCGGTTTATGGTTACGGTGCACTGCTGATGGGCCTGGCCCTGATCAGCATTGTTGGCGGGCGCATCACACCAGCCTTCACCAGCGGTTATCTGGGCCGGCAGGGGCTGAGCCCTTCACTGGTGAAAAATTCGGCCAAACTGGATATGGCCAGCGTATTTGCGATGATTGTGCTACTAGCAACGCTGGTGAGCGGCTGGCGCACCCTCGCTGGAGTGATGGCCATCGTTGCTGCTGGCATTATGCTGGTGCGGCTTTACCACTGGAAAGGCTGGCTGACACGAAAAGAACCGCTGTTGTGGATTTTACACCTGTCGATTCTATGGGTGCCGGTGGCGCTGACTCTTCTAGCCGGGCACTTGCTGGCCGGCTGGCCTTCAATCGCCTGGGCCCACGCTGCCGGCGCTGGCGCCATTGGCTGCCTGATATTTGGGGTTATAGCACGGGTAACCCTAGGTCACACCGGCCGACCCTTGGTACTGCCACGGGGCATGGCAACCGCCTTTGTATTGATTCATCTGGCAGCGGTGGCACGGGTGCTGACTGCCTTCAATATTCTAGGCTGGCACGCCGGCATTGGCGTCAGCACAATGCTATGGTTGATCGCCTTTGGTGTCTTTTTATGGCGCTACACCCACATACTCGCTAGCCCACGGCCAGACGGTAAAATCGGGTAA
- the trhP gene encoding prephenate-dependent tRNA uridine(34) hydroxylase TrhP, whose translation MNTPELLAPAGTPEHLETAFAYGADAVYAGQPRYSLRVRNNSFKNAAALGAGIERAHSLGKQFYVVSNIAPHNDKVRSYLKDLAPVLEQQPDALIMSDPGLIMLVKEQWPDQPIHLSVQANAVNWATVEFWRRQGINRVILSRELALNEIREIRERVPQMELEVFVHGALCMAYSGRCLLSGYMNHRDANQGACTNACRWNYKPVAHGHDQTGDLIARTSDCPVQEVEPREILLEEPNRPGSLIPAYEDEHGTYIMNSRDLRAVQHVAALSEMGVHSLKIEGRTKSTYYVARTTQAYRRAIDEAVQGKPFDMSLMDELEALSNRGYTEGFLRRHLPQEYQSYEQGSSYLGSQQVVGAIADANDQWLTITVKNKFSIGDLLELVTPSGNLRFSLPAMENFNGGAMDCAPGSGYIVRIPVPQNAPAQLVNSYLTRILPNGIQS comes from the coding sequence ATGAACACCCCAGAATTGCTTGCGCCTGCCGGCACCCCTGAGCACCTTGAAACCGCCTTTGCCTATGGCGCCGATGCGGTTTATGCCGGCCAGCCACGCTATTCTTTGCGGGTTCGCAACAACAGTTTCAAGAACGCAGCCGCCCTGGGTGCCGGTATCGAGCGCGCTCACAGTTTGGGCAAGCAATTCTATGTGGTATCTAACATTGCACCCCACAACGACAAGGTTCGCTCCTATCTGAAAGATCTGGCGCCGGTACTGGAGCAACAACCCGATGCACTTATCATGTCCGACCCGGGTTTAATCATGCTGGTAAAGGAGCAGTGGCCAGACCAGCCCATACACCTGTCTGTTCAGGCCAACGCGGTAAACTGGGCAACGGTGGAGTTCTGGCGCCGCCAAGGCATCAACCGGGTCATTCTGTCACGGGAACTGGCACTGAACGAAATTCGCGAGATCCGCGAGCGGGTGCCGCAGATGGAATTGGAAGTGTTTGTACATGGCGCCCTGTGCATGGCCTACTCCGGCCGCTGCCTGTTGTCGGGCTACATGAACCACCGCGATGCCAACCAAGGCGCCTGCACTAACGCCTGTCGTTGGAACTACAAACCGGTGGCACACGGCCACGATCAAACCGGCGACTTGATCGCCCGCACTTCTGATTGCCCTGTGCAGGAGGTTGAACCCAGGGAAATTTTGCTGGAAGAACCCAACCGTCCTGGCAGCTTAATTCCCGCTTATGAAGACGAACACGGCACCTACATCATGAATTCTCGTGACCTGCGCGCGGTGCAGCACGTGGCCGCCCTGTCTGAAATGGGCGTGCACTCACTGAAAATTGAAGGCCGCACCAAAAGCACTTATTACGTCGCACGCACTACCCAGGCCTACCGCCGGGCCATCGACGAAGCGGTACAAGGCAAGCCTTTTGACATGAGCCTGATGGACGAGCTCGAAGCTCTATCGAACCGCGGTTACACCGAAGGGTTCCTGCGCCGCCACCTGCCCCAGGAATATCAGAGTTACGAGCAGGGTTCATCCTATCTCGGCAGTCAGCAGGTGGTGGGTGCCATCGCTGACGCCAACGACCAGTGGCTTACCATCACCGTGAAAAACAAATTCTCCATCGGTGACCTGCTGGAACTGGTCACCCCCAGCGGCAACCTGCGATTCAGCCTGCCTGCTATGGAAAATTTCAATGGGGGCGCCATGGATTGCGCCCCCGGCAGCGGCTACATTGTACGTATTCCCGTGCCTCAAAACGCTCCCGCGCAGCTTGTTAACAGCTACCTGACACGTATCCTACCGAATGGCATACAAAGCTAA
- the sufC gene encoding Fe-S cluster assembly ATPase SufC: protein MLSIKNLHASVEGKQILKGINLEIKAGEVHAIMGPNGSGKSTLSQVLAGNDAFEVTEGEVTLNGDNLLELPTEERAREGVFLAFQYPVEIPGVSNLQFLRTAVNAMRKHQGKDDMNAAEFMKLAKEVSKQVDLDPAFLKRGVNEGFSGGEKKRNEIMQALLLQPKLAILDETDSGLDIDALKVVSDGVNALRAPDRAILMITHYQRLLDHIIPDYVHVLADGKIIKSGGRELALELEAKGYGWLGVKDNTAASH from the coding sequence ATGCTGAGCATCAAAAACCTGCACGCCTCCGTTGAAGGCAAACAGATTCTCAAAGGCATCAATCTGGAAATAAAAGCCGGCGAAGTCCACGCCATCATGGGCCCCAACGGATCCGGTAAAAGTACCCTGTCGCAGGTGCTGGCAGGCAATGACGCATTTGAAGTCACCGAAGGCGAAGTTACCCTCAATGGCGACAACCTGCTTGAACTACCCACCGAAGAGCGTGCCCGCGAAGGCGTTTTTCTGGCGTTCCAATATCCGGTTGAAATTCCCGGCGTCAGCAACCTGCAATTCCTGCGCACCGCCGTTAACGCGATGCGCAAGCACCAGGGTAAAGACGACATGAACGCCGCTGAATTCATGAAGCTGGCTAAAGAGGTCTCCAAACAGGTCGACCTGGACCCAGCGTTTCTCAAACGCGGCGTGAACGAAGGCTTCTCTGGTGGCGAAAAGAAGCGTAACGAAATCATGCAGGCGTTGCTGCTGCAGCCAAAACTCGCCATTCTTGACGAAACGGACTCCGGCCTCGATATAGACGCCCTGAAAGTGGTTTCTGACGGCGTAAACGCCTTACGTGCACCCGATCGCGCCATTCTGATGATTACCCATTATCAGCGCCTGCTGGACCACATAATTCCAGATTACGTACACGTACTGGCTGATGGTAAAATCATCAAATCAGGCGGCCGCGAACTGGCCTTGGAACTGGAAGCGAAAGGCTATGGTTGGCTCGGCGTCAAAGATAACACAGCTGCCAGCCACTGA
- a CDS encoding MFS transporter, whose translation MQKKRFQSDHQAQEVPLEPELAPKTSAYLLGALALLLCGIGGLVLENRLHLQANTLSLVLALIVLAGSGLRLAFGINADRRAMPANVIGAKTIRHGAGTPCIKKNRLMWRFAVFYSGVSASFIVLALWLPHYLAGLYQLDVGHAALTGLLWVIPAALFHAPAIKLTWRFGARRMMYHSLTGILIVTFMLSYPPTHYQIHGINREIPFTLSLGLPLFSTLMIALGLFLALGQATLSSQITRYYSQHYPQHYSQHYPHKVNTATAILMMAGAILAAPMLLAFAAISNITGIWQTNFMLIFALALFTLLRMHLAICSAERKEWANSAESADLPELFSGR comes from the coding sequence GTGCAAAAAAAACGTTTTCAATCGGATCATCAAGCGCAGGAAGTGCCGCTTGAGCCGGAGCTTGCACCAAAAACTTCGGCGTACCTTTTGGGTGCTTTGGCGCTGCTGCTTTGCGGGATCGGCGGATTAGTATTGGAAAACCGATTACACCTGCAGGCAAACACCCTCAGCCTGGTACTAGCGCTGATTGTTTTGGCAGGCTCTGGGTTACGTTTGGCGTTCGGAATAAACGCTGACCGGCGGGCAATGCCCGCGAATGTCATAGGCGCAAAAACGATCAGGCACGGGGCCGGAACACCTTGCATTAAGAAAAACCGTCTGATGTGGCGTTTTGCAGTGTTTTACAGCGGCGTGTCTGCCAGCTTTATTGTTCTTGCCCTGTGGCTGCCGCATTATCTGGCGGGGCTGTATCAGCTTGACGTTGGTCACGCAGCGCTTACCGGTTTACTTTGGGTAATACCTGCAGCGCTATTTCATGCCCCGGCCATAAAGCTGACATGGCGATTCGGCGCGCGGCGGATGATGTACCACAGTCTGACCGGCATATTAATCGTGACGTTTATGCTCAGCTACCCCCCAACCCATTATCAAATTCATGGCATCAACCGCGAGATTCCCTTTACCTTAAGCCTCGGCCTGCCACTTTTTTCAACGCTGATGATTGCATTGGGCTTATTTCTTGCTCTTGGCCAAGCGACATTATCTAGCCAAATTACACGGTACTATTCCCAGCACTATCCCCAGCACTATTCCCAGCACTATCCCCATAAAGTAAACACGGCGACCGCCATACTCATGATGGCCGGAGCCATTCTTGCCGCCCCGATGCTACTGGCATTCGCCGCCATCAGTAATATAACCGGCATCTGGCAAACTAACTTCATGCTGATATTTGCGCTGGCCTTGTTCACGTTGCTGCGCATGCACCTGGCCATTTGCAGTGCCGAACGCAAAGAGTGGGCCAACTCGGCAGAGTCCGCCGACCTTCCGGAGTTATTCAGCGGCCGTTAA
- the sufB gene encoding Fe-S cluster assembly protein SufB — protein sequence MATTDKEVRELIKRDYEHGFVTEIESDTFEPGLNEDVIRRLSALKQEPEFMLEWRLKAYRRWLDMEEPDWAHVNYPKVKYNDISYYSAPKRPEDMPQSLDEVDPELLRTYEKLGIPLHERAKLAGVAVDAVFDSVSVVTTFKEPLEKAGVIFCPISEAVQKYPELVKKYLGSVVPAADNYFAALNSAVFSDGSFVYIPKGVRCPMELSTYFRINAANTGQFERTLIIADEGSYVSYLEGCTAPMRDENQLHAAVVELVLLKDSQIKYSTVQNWYPGDENGKGGIFNFVTKRAACIGDNSKVSWTQVETGSAVTWKYPSCVLRGDNSVGEFYSVALTHNYQQADTGTKMIHLGKNTRSTVISKGISAGRSSNTYRGLIKFNPGAEGARNFTQCDSLLIGDRCGAHTFPYIESKNKSAIVEHEATTSKVSDEQMFLCRQRGINAEQAVSMIVNGFCKEVFKELPMEFAVEAGKLLEVSLEGSVG from the coding sequence ATGGCGACCACAGACAAAGAGGTAAGAGAACTCATCAAGCGGGATTACGAACACGGTTTCGTAACCGAGATTGAGTCAGATACCTTTGAGCCGGGCCTTAATGAAGACGTAATTCGCCGTCTTTCTGCACTTAAGCAAGAACCCGAATTCATGCTGGAGTGGCGCCTTAAAGCCTATCGTCGCTGGCTCGATATGGAAGAGCCTGACTGGGCACACGTTAATTACCCAAAGGTAAAATACAACGACATTTCCTATTATTCCGCGCCCAAGCGCCCGGAAGATATGCCTCAGAGCCTCGACGAAGTCGATCCCGAGCTGCTGCGCACCTATGAAAAATTGGGTATTCCGCTGCACGAACGGGCTAAATTAGCGGGCGTTGCTGTAGACGCAGTATTTGACTCTGTCTCTGTCGTGACCACCTTCAAAGAGCCCCTGGAAAAAGCCGGCGTTATCTTCTGCCCGATTTCAGAAGCGGTTCAGAAATACCCGGAACTGGTGAAAAAGTATCTGGGCAGCGTGGTTCCTGCCGCTGACAATTATTTTGCTGCGCTGAATTCGGCGGTATTCTCCGACGGCTCCTTTGTGTACATCCCCAAAGGTGTGCGTTGTCCGATGGAATTGTCGACCTACTTCCGCATCAATGCTGCCAACACCGGTCAGTTCGAGCGCACCTTGATCATTGCCGACGAAGGCAGTTACGTCAGCTATCTGGAAGGTTGCACTGCACCTATGCGCGACGAAAACCAGCTGCACGCTGCAGTCGTCGAACTGGTGCTGCTAAAAGACTCCCAGATCAAATACTCCACGGTACAGAACTGGTACCCAGGCGACGAAAACGGCAAAGGCGGCATCTTCAACTTCGTCACAAAACGCGCCGCCTGCATCGGTGACAACTCCAAAGTATCCTGGACCCAGGTCGAAACCGGTTCAGCGGTCACCTGGAAGTACCCCAGCTGCGTACTGCGCGGCGACAACAGCGTCGGTGAATTTTACTCAGTCGCGCTGACCCACAACTACCAGCAGGCCGACACCGGCACAAAAATGATTCATTTGGGTAAAAATACCCGCAGCACGGTAATTTCCAAGGGTATTTCTGCCGGTCGCAGCTCAAACACCTACCGCGGCCTGATCAAGTTCAATCCGGGAGCCGAAGGTGCACGAAACTTCACCCAGTGCGACTCCCTGCTGATTGGTGACCGCTGCGGCGCCCACACTTTCCCGTACATAGAAAGCAAGAATAAGTCGGCCATCGTGGAACACGAGGCGACCACGTCAAAAGTCAGCGACGAACAGATGTTCCTTTGCCGCCAGCGCGGTATCAACGCGGAACAGGCCGTATCCATGATCGTTAACGGTTTCTGTAAAGAAGTCTTTAAAGAGCTGCCCATGGAGTTTGCAGTAGAAGCCGGCAAACTGCTGGAAGTCAGCCTGGAAGGCTCGGTCGGTTAA
- the sufD gene encoding Fe-S cluster assembly protein SufD — translation MKSASTLSSAFLQSAGQALPEPLLTLRANRASALTGLLLPTRKTENWKYSAKHLKLTDDMASSLPLNASAGAEADIQGYTVVLVNGVVRPEASNYPALKGLSIQRFSDLDGDDAELAADLLGKSISDQPAKHGSINLTSLNAARFEDGLLIQLQPGTVLDQPLFVIHHTSASHSGSAFPCILVAAGSNSQLTLVEDYVSSGESPVMVNTATEFSLGDGANITSVRLNTEGQNVQHMGTTGVRQQRNSRFESHSVGFGGTLRRHDLHVRLEGEGGECKLNGVVVTQGTQHYDNHTTIEHVAAHCNSEESYRNIAADKSHAIFNGRIHIHQDAQKSNANMSNKNLLLTNGAEINTKPELEIYADDVKCAHGATIGQLDNESIFYLVSRGLSRRDAKVLLTMAFINELVAQIPVELVRNTANTGLNQFFDQAFQEV, via the coding sequence ATGAAATCTGCATCTACGCTTTCCAGTGCCTTTTTGCAATCAGCGGGTCAGGCTCTGCCCGAGCCATTGCTAACACTACGCGCTAACAGAGCCAGCGCTCTGACGGGTTTGCTGCTGCCGACGCGCAAAACTGAAAACTGGAAGTACTCAGCCAAGCATCTGAAACTGACCGATGACATGGCCAGCTCTTTGCCACTGAACGCCAGTGCCGGCGCCGAAGCCGACATTCAGGGTTACACCGTGGTGCTGGTAAATGGCGTTGTGCGCCCCGAAGCCAGCAACTACCCAGCGCTGAAAGGCCTTAGCATACAGCGTTTCAGTGATTTGGACGGCGATGACGCCGAGCTTGCCGCCGACCTGCTTGGCAAATCCATCAGCGATCAGCCAGCAAAACACGGTTCGATAAACCTGACGTCGCTGAACGCTGCGCGCTTTGAAGACGGCCTGCTGATTCAGTTGCAGCCAGGCACCGTGCTCGACCAGCCGCTGTTTGTGATTCACCACACCAGCGCCAGCCACAGCGGGTCTGCCTTCCCTTGTATTTTGGTAGCCGCAGGCAGCAACAGCCAGCTCACCCTGGTGGAAGACTATGTTTCCAGCGGCGAAAGCCCGGTGATGGTCAACACCGCCACCGAGTTCAGCCTGGGCGATGGCGCTAACATCACCAGTGTGCGCCTGAATACCGAAGGTCAGAATGTGCAGCACATGGGCACCACCGGCGTGCGCCAGCAGCGCAACTCGCGTTTTGAAAGCCACAGCGTTGGCTTTGGTGGCACCTTGCGCCGTCACGACTTGCATGTGCGCCTTGAAGGCGAAGGTGGCGAGTGCAAGCTCAATGGCGTGGTGGTTACCCAGGGTACCCAGCATTACGACAACCACACCACCATCGAACACGTTGCGGCCCACTGCAACAGCGAAGAAAGTTATCGCAACATTGCGGCAGACAAATCCCACGCTATTTTTAACGGCCGTATACACATTCATCAGGATGCGCAAAAATCCAACGCCAACATGAGCAACAAAAACCTGCTGCTCACCAACGGTGCGGAAATTAACACCAAGCCAGAACTGGAAATTTACGCTGACGACGTAAAGTGCGCCCACGGCGCGACCATTGGCCAGCTTGATAACGAATCCATATTTTATCTTGTATCCCGTGGCCTTAGCCGCCGTGATGCAAAAGTTCTGCTGACCATGGCGTTTATCAATGAACTGGTGGCGCAGATTCCGGTGGAACTGGTGCGTAACACCGCCAACACCGGACTGAACCAGTTTTTCGACCAGGCATTCCAAGAGGTATAA
- a CDS encoding beta-ketoacyl synthase N-terminal-like domain-containing protein, translating to MRRVVITGMGIVSSLGTDIKAVTKSLREVKSGIGFSEEARDNGLRSQICGQINLNLPELIDRKLWRFMCPASGYAHLSTVEALAQSGLTDEQIRANTTGAIFGTGGASTVELMDAIDTHRAKGIRRVGPYRVPRTMGSSINASIATAFGITGVNYGVTSACATSTHAVGHAADLIAMGRQDVMLAGGGDDIHWSLSMLFDAMGALSTKYNDTPEKASRTYDANRDGFVISGGGGTLVLEALEHAQARGANILAEIVGFGATSDGADMVAPSGEGAVRCMQQAMKNIDGEISYINTHGTSTTAGDITELKAIKQAFGDRIPPLSSTKALSGHALGAAGVHEAIYSLIMQRENFICPSANIENLDEGAEGYPVVREVRENQNLEYVMSNSFGFGGTNGSLVFKKF from the coding sequence ATGCGTCGCGTTGTAATCACTGGGATGGGCATTGTGTCCAGCCTTGGAACCGACATAAAGGCTGTAACCAAATCACTGCGGGAAGTAAAGTCCGGTATCGGCTTCAGTGAAGAAGCCCGTGATAATGGCCTACGGAGCCAGATTTGCGGTCAGATCAACCTGAACCTTCCAGAATTGATTGACCGCAAGCTGTGGCGCTTTATGTGCCCGGCCTCCGGCTACGCCCACCTGTCGACGGTAGAAGCTCTGGCCCAGTCCGGCCTGACCGACGAGCAGATCCGCGCCAACACCACCGGGGCTATTTTTGGCACCGGTGGCGCATCTACCGTGGAGCTGATGGACGCCATCGACACCCATCGTGCAAAAGGCATTCGCCGGGTGGGCCCTTACCGGGTGCCACGCACCATGGGCAGCTCTATCAATGCCAGCATTGCTACGGCGTTCGGCATCACCGGTGTTAACTACGGCGTTACGTCGGCCTGTGCTACCAGTACCCACGCGGTTGGCCACGCTGCAGACTTGATTGCTATGGGCCGCCAGGACGTCATGCTGGCGGGCGGTGGCGACGACATCCACTGGAGCCTGAGCATGTTGTTCGACGCCATGGGCGCGCTGTCCACCAAGTACAACGACACCCCGGAGAAAGCGTCGCGCACCTACGATGCTAACCGTGACGGTTTCGTGATTTCGGGCGGCGGCGGCACCCTGGTGCTGGAAGCTCTGGAGCACGCACAAGCCCGCGGCGCCAACATTCTGGCGGAAATCGTCGGTTTTGGCGCAACCTCTGATGGCGCTGATATGGTCGCTCCCAGCGGCGAGGGTGCAGTACGCTGCATGCAGCAGGCGATGAAAAACATCGACGGCGAAATCAGCTACATCAACACCCACGGCACCAGCACAACCGCCGGCGACATCACCGAGCTGAAAGCTATCAAGCAGGCCTTTGGAGACCGCATTCCGCCGCTGAGCTCTACCAAAGCACTGAGCGGTCACGCTCTGGGCGCGGCAGGCGTGCACGAAGCCATTTACAGCCTGATCATGCAGCGTGAAAACTTTATTTGCCCATCAGCCAACATCGAAAACCTGGACGAAGGCGCAGAAGGTTACCCGGTCGTGCGCGAAGTGCGCGAAAACCAGAACCTGGAATATGTGATGAGCAATAGTTTCGGCTTTGGCGGCACCAACGGTAGCCTGGTGTTCAAAAAGTTCTAA